The DNA segment ACCGCGGCCCTGCCTCCGCACGCACACTGCGAACCGTCCGCCAGCTTGGCAAGCGCGCCGAATCCGTACTCGGCAACCACGACATCCACCTGCTGGCTGTCGCCGCAGGCGTGCGCAAAAGCGGCCGAAGCGACACTTTGACCGACATCCTCGAAGCGCCGGATTGCGATGAGTTGCTCACTTGGCTAAGGCATCGCCCCTTGGCCATCCACGAAGACGGCTTCCTGCTCGTGCACGCCGGCGTGCTTCCGCAGTGGACCGCAGAGCAGACCATGGCGCTGGCGGCGGAAGTCGAGCGTGAACTGCGCGGCCCGGGCTGGAAGGCGTTCCTGGCCGGCATCTTCGGCAATGCGGCGGACCGGTGGGACCCGGCCTTGCGGGGCATCGAGCGTCACCGCGTCGTGATCAACGCCCTGACCCGCCTGCGCTTTTGCGACGCTGACGGCGTAATGGATCTCAAGACCAAGGAGGGCCCCGGCAGCACGCCGGCTGGCTTCATGCCCTGGTTCGATGTGCCCGGACGGCGCACCGAAGACACCACGGTGGTGTGTGGGCATTGGTCCACGCTCGGATTGGTGATGCGCCCCAACCTGATGGCGCTGGATACTGGGTGTGTCTGGGGTGGCAAGCTCACCGCCGCGCGCTTGGCGGCGGATCCGGCTGAACGCACGCTGATCCAGGTGGAATGCCCGCAGTATTGCGATCCGCTAGCCTGAGCCGGTCAGGCAGCCGGCGCGGGAGAATCCGCGCTCACGTCGCCTTCGCTGAAGGATCGCTCGCTTTCGCGCCCTTCGTTCACCCGCACCACGAGTTCCACTGCGTGCTGTTGCGCGCCCTGGCTCAGATGGTTCACTACCGCGCGGGCCGCCTCGGCCAGGTCGCGCCGGCTGGCGCTGGTGGCGGTGAGGGCTGGCGCAAAGCATAGCCGCGCCGTAATCGGCGGCGCCCGCAGCACCGCATCGAGCGTCTCCAGCAGGCTCAGCTCGCCAATATATGCCGGTGCCAGCGTCGGCTGGCCGGTCGCGGCATCCAGGTAAGCCAGCCCGACCGGCTGCACCGGCAGCCCGCCCGATATCGGCGCCTGCATCAGGTTGGCATGGAACGGCAGCACGCTACTGCCATCCGTGGTTGTGCCTTCCGGGAACACGCAGACCAGATCGCCCTGCAGCATCACATCGGTAATGGCATGCAGCACGCGATGCGCGTCGCGCTTGCGCGCGCGTTCGATGAAGATGGTACCGGTCTGCGCGCACAGCCAGCCAATCAAGGGCCAGTCGCGGATTTCCGATTTGGCCACGAAACGCACGGGGTGCCAGCAGTTGATGACGTAGATATCCAGCCAGGAAATGTGGTTGGACACCACCATGGCGCCATGCGGTGCCGCCTGTCCGGGCTGCAGGCCCTGCACGTCGACTGTGACCCCGCAGATCCGCAGCAGCCGGCGCGACCAGCGCCGGATATGCCATTGCCGCGACTCGACACCGAGCCAGGGGAACAGCACCGCGCAGGTCGCGAGGCCGCGCAGCAGGTGGAGGATCAGGGCGGTCTTGCGCAGCCAGATCATGCCTGCCTCGCTGGCGAACGTACCTGAACCAAGTTGTCCAACTTCCCTCGGCCGGGCATGGTGTTCAGTGCAGTTCGTAGACGACGTGGCCGCCGACCAGCGTGGTGCGCACGCGCCCGCGCATCTCGTAGCCGAGCCACGGCGAATTCTTGCCCTGGCTCTTGAGCGCGCGCCGCTCGACCTTCCATTCCTGCTCGGGATGGAAGATGCAGATATCGGCGGCGCTGCCTGTGGCCAGCGTGCCGGCAGCCAGGCCGAGCACGCTGGCCGGCTCGGCCGTGATGCGGGCTAGCGCCTTGCCCAGCGGCACCTTGTGCTCCTCGGCCCAGCGCAGCGTCAGCGGCAGCAGCAGTTCCAGCCCGGTGGCGCCTGGCGAGGCTTCGGCGAAGGGCAGCAGCTTTTCGTCATCGTCCACGGGGGTGTGGTCCGAGCACAGTGCGTCGATGGTACCGTCGGCCAGCCCGGCCACGATGGCATCGCGGTCGCGTGCGCTGCGCAGCGGCGGTGAGAAGCGCATCTGCGAGTTGAAGTAGCCAATGTCCATGTCGGTCAGCGACACATGATGGATGTTGACGTCACAGGTCACCTTGAGGCCTTCGCGCTTGGCCTGGCGCACCAGTTCGATGCCCGCGGCCGACGACAGGCGGCACAGGTGCACGCGTGCGCCGCTGGCGCGCATCAGCTCGAAGATGGTGTGCAGGCGCACGGTCTCGGCAATCACCGA comes from the Cupriavidus basilensis genome and includes:
- a CDS encoding lysophospholipid acyltransferase family protein, with product MIWLRKTALILHLLRGLATCAVLFPWLGVESRQWHIRRWSRRLLRICGVTVDVQGLQPGQAAPHGAMVVSNHISWLDIYVINCWHPVRFVAKSEIRDWPLIGWLCAQTGTIFIERARKRDAHRVLHAITDVMLQGDLVCVFPEGTTTDGSSVLPFHANLMQAPISGGLPVQPVGLAYLDAATGQPTLAPAYIGELSLLETLDAVLRAPPITARLCFAPALTATSASRRDLAEAARAVVNHLSQGAQQHAVELVVRVNEGRESERSFSEGDVSADSPAPAA
- a CDS encoding dihydroorotase; this translates as MKIHIKGGRLIDPAANVDAQQDLYIAAGKIVGVGSAPADFHANKTIDASGLIVCPGLVDLSARLREPGYEYKATLESEVAAATAGGVTSLVCPPDTDPVLDEPGLVEMLKYRARTLNQTHVYPLGALTLGLKGETLTEMSQLTEAGCIGFSQAEAPIRNTQVLLRALQYAQTFGFTVWLRPEDPYLGGGVAASGAVASRLGLSGMSVIAETVRLHTIFELMRASGARVHLCRLSSAAGIELVRQAKREGLKVTCDVNIHHVSLTDMDIGYFNSQMRFSPPLRSARDRDAIVAGLADGTIDALCSDHTPVDDDEKLLPFAEASPGATGLELLLPLTLRWAEEHKVPLGKALARITAEPASVLGLAAGTLATGSAADICIFHPEQEWKVERRALKSQGKNSPWLGYEMRGRVRTTLVGGHVVYELH
- a CDS encoding symmetrical bis(5'-nucleosyl)-tetraphosphatase encodes the protein MINNHHYAIGDLQGCAGSLEELVLQHLPADSQLRFVGDLVNRGPASARTLRTVRQLGKRAESVLGNHDIHLLAVAAGVRKSGRSDTLTDILEAPDCDELLTWLRHRPLAIHEDGFLLVHAGVLPQWTAEQTMALAAEVERELRGPGWKAFLAGIFGNAADRWDPALRGIERHRVVINALTRLRFCDADGVMDLKTKEGPGSTPAGFMPWFDVPGRRTEDTTVVCGHWSTLGLVMRPNLMALDTGCVWGGKLTAARLAADPAERTLIQVECPQYCDPLA